Proteins from a genomic interval of Salmo salar chromosome ssa14, Ssal_v3.1, whole genome shotgun sequence:
- the si:ch211-191i18.4 gene encoding cocaine- and amphetamine-regulated transcript protein has translation MTNVTVLFLLMCCVLCVHFLSVGVEGRLPDVPSLETRDSRKHKQLGVPVHDRGKLQREISSSVLRNKFNRLPGVCQRLRRRRITILCNSNVGKYCSVREGAQHGHICRCPRASKCKYFFLRSL, from the exons ATGACGAATGTCACGGTGCTGTTTCTGCTGATGTGTTGTGTTCTATGTGTGCACTTTCTGTCTGTCGGAGTAGAGGGAAGATTACCGGACGTTCCGTCGTTGGAAACACGAGACTCACGCAAGCATAAACAG TTGGGTGTCCCTGTCCATGATAGGGGGAAGCTTCAGAGGGAAATATCTTCCTCAGTTTTGAGGAACAAGTTCAACCGCCTTCCTGGAGTATGTCAACGTCTACGCAGAAGGAGAATCACAATTCTG TGCAATTCCAACGTGGGCAAGTACTGTTCGGTCAGAGAAGGAGCTCAACATGGCCACATTTGCCGCTGTCCAAGAGCATCAAAGTGTAAATACTTCTTTCTGAGGAGTCTGTAG
- the LOC100196198 gene encoding cocaine- and amphetamine-regulated transcript protein isoform X1, producing MDSIRVRAVFYLGVCLSVFSVDCQKQMSPDNRLSSQDEQFPLADALEGLLEGGQQDNMIGLSVEKKASLIPRCDVGERCAMKHGPRIGRLCDCLRGTACNTFFLRCY from the exons atggacagcatcaGGGTCCGCGCAGTCTTCTACCtgggcgtctgtctgtctgtcttcagtgTTGATTGCCAGAAGCAGATGTCACCCGATAACAGACTCTCTTCACAAGATGAACAATTTCCACTG GCTGATGCGCTCGAGGGGCTTCTGGAAGGCGGGCAGCAAGACAACATGATAGGTCTATCAGTGGAGAAGAAAGCAAGTCTCATTCCACGG TGTGATGTTGGAGAGCGGTGCGCCATGAAGCACGGGCCGCGCATCGGAAGGCTTTGTGACTGTCTGCGAGGCACCGCATGCAACACATTCTTCCTGCGTTGTTACTGA
- the LOC100196198 gene encoding Cocaine- and amphetamine-regulated transcript protein — MDSIRVRAVFYLGVCLSVFSVDCQKQMSPDNRLSSQDEQFPLVYVTRNLADALEGLLEGGQQDNMIGLSVEKKASLIPRCDVGERCAMKHGPRIGRLCDCLRGTACNTFFLRCY, encoded by the exons atggacagcatcaGGGTCCGCGCAGTCTTCTACCtgggcgtctgtctgtctgtcttcagtgTTGATTGCCAGAAGCAGATGTCACCCGATAACAGACTCTCTTCACAAGATGAACAATTTCCACTGGTATATGTCACCAGAAATTTG GCTGATGCGCTCGAGGGGCTTCTGGAAGGCGGGCAGCAAGACAACATGATAGGTCTATCAGTGGAGAAGAAAGCAAGTCTCATTCCACGG TGTGATGTTGGAGAGCGGTGCGCCATGAAGCACGGGCCGCGCATCGGAAGGCTTTGTGACTGTCTGCGAGGCACCGCATGCAACACATTCTTCCTGCGTTGTTACTGA